The Campylobacter sp. RM10537 genome has a segment encoding these proteins:
- a CDS encoding sulfite exporter TauE/SafE family protein produces the protein MLNIDFFIIFSIAFLSSFGHCYAMCGGFTLAFMRLNSSCKNLFFLTLLYQLSRILAYIFLGILCGIFGNILAINAKIQSFSFFIIGIFMVILGCALIFRGSLLAFFEKNIVLHSLFKFLMQKSMKFKGFKSALILGFSNGFVPCGLVYFFLADSLKRENILESILIMFVFGISTLPAMLFFAKLSQFLSEFLRTIFNYITYIIIIIYGIRVSYIGFITFIK, from the coding sequence TTGTTAAATATTGATTTTTTTATTATTTTTAGTATAGCTTTTTTATCAAGTTTTGGACATTGCTATGCTATGTGTGGAGGATTTACTTTAGCTTTTATGAGATTAAATTCTTCATGTAAAAATTTATTTTTCTTAACTTTATTATATCAATTATCAAGAATTTTAGCTTATATTTTTTTGGGAATACTTTGCGGAATTTTTGGAAATATTTTAGCAATTAATGCCAAAATTCAAAGTTTTTCATTTTTTATTATCGGAATTTTTATGGTTATTTTAGGTTGCGCTTTGATTTTTAGAGGTAGCTTATTGGCTTTTTTTGAAAAAAATATTGTGCTCCATTCTTTATTTAAATTTTTAATGCAAAAATCTATGAAGTTTAAAGGTTTTAAATCTGCCTTGATATTAGGATTTTCAAATGGTTTTGTACCTTGCGGTTTGGTTTATTTTTTTTTAGCAGATTCTCTTAAAAGAGAAAATATTTTAGAAAGTATTCTCATAATGTTTGTTTTTGGAATTTCAACACTCCCAGCTATGTTATTTTTTGCTAAATTATCTCAATTTTTGAGTGAATTTTTAAGAACTATTTTTAATTATATTACTTATATCATAATTATCATATACGGAATACGTGTCAGCTATATTGGTTTTATTACTTTTATAAAATAA
- a CDS encoding DUF507 family protein — MRIKLPHIPYITNKIVLDLANSSFVEIKSSMEELNPCVAKILENDVLNERRLDERTKELLEEQEDEMELMQVDRKNMFWLVKKKLAPKFDVILNLEDRHNRLSHRILEELIEHDYINFIVSENRVKNLIFSSIDNYLKIYENLEDEVYEKISNYKTKPIPGSEEYELIFEKLYQEELRKKGMF; from the coding sequence ATGCGTATAAAATTACCACATATACCTTATATCACAAATAAAATAGTATTAGATTTGGCCAATTCTTCTTTTGTTGAAATTAAGAGTAGTATGGAAGAACTTAATCCTTGTGTTGCAAAGATTTTAGAAAATGATGTGTTAAATGAAAGAAGGTTAGATGAAAGAACTAAAGAACTTTTAGAAGAACAAGAAGATGAAATGGAACTCATGCAAGTTGATAGAAAAAATATGTTTTGGCTTGTGAAGAAAAAACTTGCACCTAAATTTGACGTTATTTTAAATTTAGAAGATCGTCACAATCGTCTGTCACATAGAATTTTAGAAGAACTTATAGAACATGATTATATTAATTTTATTGTAAGTGAAAATAGGGTAAAAAATTTAATTTTTTCTAGCATTGATAATTATCTTAAAATTTATGAAAATTTAGAAGATGAAGTATATGAAAAAATAAGTAATTATAAAACCAAGCCAATTCCAGGTAGTGAAGAATATGAGTTAATTTTTGAAAAACTTTATCAAGAAGAACTTAGAAAAAAAGGAATGTTTTAA
- the carA gene encoding glutamine-hydrolyzing carbamoyl-phosphate synthase small subunit translates to MKAYVYLENDIFLTAKAFGKNGTFFGELVFNTSLTGYQEIISDPSYAGQFIVFSMPEIGIVGTNDYDNESKEVFASGILVRELSSTFSNFRAKQSLDDYLKKHGKIGICDLDTRFLVKMIRDFGNLRAVISTEISNKEELKNVLEKSAKIDEINFVKEVSTKQPYVHKQGVWNHSTQSYNDAKRSAKKVAVIDYGVKINILNELVEAGLEVEVYPYNVKAQELIELYKKGEIQGIFLSNGPGEPKILKQEIAEIEKMAKANIPILGICLGHQLLSNAFGYETYKMKFGQHGANHPVINLNNKNIEITAQNHNYNVPEELCEVAYITHRNLFGDNVEGVKYKDYPIISVQHHPESSSGPHESKYIFKEFIDLM, encoded by the coding sequence ATGAAAGCTTATGTTTATTTAGAAAATGATATTTTTTTAACAGCTAAAGCTTTTGGTAAAAATGGAACTTTTTTTGGAGAATTAGTTTTTAATACTTCTTTAACTGGATATCAAGAAATTATTTCAGATCCTTCTTATGCGGGACAATTTATTGTTTTTTCTATGCCAGAAATTGGTATAGTTGGAACTAATGATTATGACAATGAAAGCAAAGAAGTTTTTGCTAGCGGTATTTTAGTGCGAGAGTTAAGTTCTACTTTTTCTAATTTTCGAGCCAAACAAAGTTTAGATGATTATTTAAAAAAACATGGAAAAATAGGAATATGCGATCTCGATACAAGATTTTTGGTGAAAATGATTCGAGATTTTGGAAATTTAAGGGCTGTAATATCAACTGAAATTTCAAATAAAGAAGAATTAAAAAACGTTTTAGAAAAATCAGCGAAAATTGATGAAATTAATTTTGTTAAAGAAGTCAGTACAAAACAACCTTATGTTCATAAGCAAGGCGTTTGGAATCATTCAACTCAAAGTTATAATGATGCTAAAAGAAGTGCGAAAAAAGTTGCTGTTATTGATTATGGAGTTAAAATTAATATTTTAAATGAGCTTGTTGAAGCAGGTTTAGAGGTAGAAGTTTATCCTTATAATGTTAAAGCGCAAGAGCTGATTGAACTTTACAAAAAAGGTGAGATTCAAGGAATATTTCTTTCTAATGGTCCTGGAGAGCCAAAAATTTTAAAACAAGAAATCGCAGAAATTGAAAAAATGGCTAAGGCAAATATTCCTATATTAGGTATTTGTTTGGGTCATCAACTTTTAAGCAATGCTTTTGGTTATGAAACTTATAAAATGAAATTTGGACAACATGGAGCAAATCATCCTGTTATTAATTTAAATAATAAAAATATTGAAATTACAGCGCAAAATCATAATTATAATGTTCCAGAGGAGCTTTGTGAGGTTGCTTATATAACTCATCGTAATCTTTTTGGAGATAATGTAGAAGGTGTTAAATATAAAGATTATCCTATTATATCAGTACAACATCATCCAGAAAGTTCTTCTGGTCCTCATGAGAGTAAATATATTTTTAAAGAATTTATTGATTTGATGTGA